From Mesorhizobium sp. AR02, a single genomic window includes:
- the glmS gene encoding glutamine--fructose-6-phosphate transaminase (isomerizing) has protein sequence MCGIVGIAGQQPVSDRLVDALKRLEYRGYDSAGVATITEGALHRRRAEGKLVNLETRLKEEPLSGNIGIGHTRWATHGAPTERNAHPHFSDGVAVVHNGIIENFAELKDELAAAGAEFQTDTDTEVVAHLLARHRREGMGRGEAMHAMLKRVRGAYALAILFEDDPSTIMAARNGPPLAIGHGDGEMFLGSDAIALAPFTNEITYLIDGDWAVIGKTGADIFDFDGHPVERPRQTSTAAADLANKGNHRHFMEKEIYEQPEVIAHALGHYINIIENRADMVSGIDFARIPSLAISACGTAYLAGLIGKYWFERYARLPVEIDVASEFRYREIPLSPQSAALFISQSGETADTLASLRYCRELGLKIGAIVNARESTIAREADAVFPILAGPEIGVASTKAFTCQLAVLAALAIAAARARGTVTEDEVQALVRSLAEVPRVMGQVLNSIQPQIEFLSRQLSKCRDVLYLGRGTSFPLAMEGALKLKEISYIHAEGYAAGELKHGPIALIDENMPVIVIAPHDRFFEKTVSNMQEVAARGGRIILITDEKGAAASKLDTMHTIVLPAVDEIIAPIIFSLPIQLLAYHTALFMGTDVDQPRNLAKSVTVE, from the coding sequence ATGTGCGGGATTGTTGGCATTGCTGGGCAACAGCCGGTGTCGGATCGGTTGGTCGACGCGTTGAAGCGTCTGGAATATCGCGGCTATGACTCGGCCGGCGTTGCGACGATCACCGAGGGCGCCTTGCACCGCCGGCGCGCCGAGGGCAAGCTCGTCAATCTCGAGACGAGACTGAAGGAAGAGCCGCTGAGCGGCAACATCGGCATCGGCCACACGCGCTGGGCAACCCATGGGGCACCGACTGAACGCAACGCGCATCCGCACTTTAGCGATGGTGTGGCCGTCGTCCATAACGGCATTATCGAGAATTTCGCGGAGTTGAAGGACGAATTGGCGGCGGCGGGAGCCGAGTTCCAGACCGACACCGACACTGAGGTCGTCGCGCATCTCTTGGCAAGACACCGCCGGGAGGGCATGGGGCGAGGTGAGGCGATGCATGCCATGTTGAAACGCGTCAGGGGCGCCTACGCGCTAGCCATTCTCTTCGAGGATGATCCATCGACCATCATGGCGGCGCGCAATGGACCGCCGCTGGCGATCGGTCACGGCGACGGCGAGATGTTCCTGGGCTCCGATGCGATCGCGCTTGCTCCCTTCACCAATGAAATTACCTATCTCATCGACGGCGACTGGGCCGTAATCGGCAAGACGGGCGCCGATATCTTCGATTTCGACGGCCATCCTGTCGAGCGTCCGCGACAGACCTCCACGGCCGCGGCCGATCTCGCCAACAAGGGCAACCATCGCCACTTCATGGAGAAGGAAATTTACGAGCAGCCCGAGGTCATCGCGCATGCGCTCGGTCACTATATCAACATCATAGAGAATCGCGCCGACATGGTTTCTGGCATCGATTTCGCCAGAATCCCGAGCTTGGCGATCTCTGCCTGCGGCACCGCCTATCTCGCCGGACTGATCGGAAAATACTGGTTCGAGCGCTATGCGCGCCTGCCGGTTGAAATCGACGTTGCGTCCGAATTCCGTTACCGCGAAATCCCGTTGTCGCCGCAGTCGGCGGCACTTTTCATTTCGCAGTCTGGCGAAACCGCCGATACGCTGGCATCGCTGAGATACTGCAGGGAGCTTGGGCTGAAAATTGGCGCCATCGTCAATGCCCGCGAATCGACCATCGCTCGGGAGGCCGATGCGGTCTTCCCGATCCTTGCCGGACCGGAGATCGGCGTCGCCTCCACCAAGGCTTTCACCTGCCAGCTTGCCGTTCTTGCCGCACTCGCCATCGCCGCCGCCAGGGCCCGCGGAACCGTAACCGAAGACGAGGTGCAGGCGCTCGTCAGGAGCCTCGCCGAAGTCCCGCGCGTCATGGGCCAGGTACTCAACAGCATCCAGCCACAGATCGAGTTCCTCTCGCGTCAACTGTCAAAGTGTCGTGACGTCCTGTATCTTGGCCGCGGCACCAGTTTCCCGCTGGCGATGGAAGGTGCGCTGAAGCTCAAGGAGATTTCGTACATCCACGCCGAAGGCTACGCGGCGGGTGAGTTGAAGCACGGTCCGATCGCATTGATAGACGAGAACATGCCAGTTATCGTTATCGCGCCACATGATCGCTTTTTCGAAAAGACCGTCTCCAACATGCAGGAAGTGGCTGCCCGTGGCGGGCGGATTATCCTCATCACCGATGAGAAAGGGGCAGCCGCATCGAAACTCGACACCATGCATACGATCGTGCTGCCTGCCGTCGACGAGATTATCGCGCCGATAATTTTCTCGCTGCCGATACAGCTTCTTGCCTACCACACGGCGCTCTTCATGGGCACAGATGTCGACCAGCCGCGCAATCTCGCAAAATCGGTCACCGTCGAATGA
- a CDS encoding TolC family outer membrane protein encodes MRDMFVPTVRNSIFAIIFCSASILPPLTASAETIFGTLSKAYQNNSSLNLTRAGTRVTDEGVAIAKSGWRPTITGSADIEYSSSHLNGSNRSVRLTQGNFGVEIDQTLFDGFQTRNNVAAAEAQVGASVESLRNAEQDTLFNAAQAYMNVIRDRQVAVLTEQNLQFLTEQARAARSSFEVGEGTRTDVAQADAQRANAVAKLSAVRARALASAATYRQIVGDEPGKLRPAAPVAKLLPSSLDAAIAITSAEHPAILATQLLVDAAEFSVKSAEGALLPQLSASAGVSSAYRNTVPGVITSGTEGTTNSASIGATLTVPIYSGGRTSALVRQSKESLSQARIKVDVSRDQVRQAVTAAWTAYTAAQQSVAANRQAIAAAQLALNGVIEERNVGQRTTLDVLNAQNDLITGKIDLASAEHDVVVASYAILQATGRLSVERLGLNVTKYKPEDHYNAVKDKWIGLRTPDGR; translated from the coding sequence ATGAGGGATATGTTTGTGCCGACTGTACGCAACAGCATTTTTGCCATTATTTTTTGCTCTGCTAGCATCCTACCGCCGTTAACGGCGTCGGCAGAGACTATCTTCGGAACCCTATCTAAGGCCTATCAGAACAATTCTTCGCTGAATTTGACCCGCGCCGGCACACGCGTCACGGACGAGGGCGTGGCCATCGCCAAGTCGGGCTGGCGTCCGACCATCACCGGCTCCGCGGACATCGAGTATTCCAGCAGCCACCTTAACGGCTCGAACCGGAGCGTGCGCCTAACCCAAGGCAACTTCGGCGTCGAAATCGATCAGACCCTGTTCGACGGTTTTCAGACCAGGAACAATGTCGCGGCTGCCGAAGCGCAGGTCGGCGCTTCGGTCGAGAGCTTACGCAACGCCGAACAAGACACCCTTTTCAACGCGGCTCAGGCCTATATGAACGTAATTCGCGATCGGCAAGTTGCCGTGCTGACGGAGCAGAACCTGCAGTTCCTGACCGAACAGGCGCGTGCTGCGCGTTCGAGCTTCGAGGTTGGGGAAGGCACGCGCACCGACGTCGCGCAGGCCGATGCCCAGCGCGCCAACGCAGTGGCGAAGTTGAGTGCCGTCCGCGCGCGGGCGCTGGCAAGTGCGGCAACCTATCGTCAGATCGTCGGGGACGAGCCGGGGAAGCTCAGGCCGGCGGCGCCGGTGGCAAAATTGCTGCCGTCGAGCCTCGATGCGGCAATCGCGATCACATCAGCCGAGCATCCGGCCATCCTCGCCACCCAGCTTCTGGTTGACGCGGCGGAGTTTTCAGTGAAATCGGCCGAAGGCGCGCTGCTGCCCCAGCTTTCCGCAAGCGCCGGCGTCTCGAGCGCTTATCGCAACACCGTGCCCGGTGTGATCACCTCGGGAACGGAAGGCACAACCAATTCGGCCAGCATCGGGGCGACGCTGACCGTCCCCATTTATTCTGGTGGCCGCACTTCAGCACTGGTGCGCCAGTCCAAGGAATCGCTCAGCCAGGCTAGGATCAAGGTCGACGTCAGCCGTGACCAGGTGCGCCAAGCCGTGACCGCGGCATGGACCGCTTATACCGCCGCTCAGCAGAGCGTCGCGGCCAACCGGCAGGCGATCGCAGCCGCGCAGCTTGCCTTGAACGGCGTCATCGAGGAGCGCAATGTCGGCCAGCGCACTACGCTCGACGTGTTGAACGCCCAGAACGACCTCATCACCGGCAAGATCGATCTTGCCAGCGCCGAGCACGACGTGGTGGTAGCGAGCTATGCCATCCTACAGGCGACCGGGCGTCTGTCGGTCGAGCGCCTTGGCCTGAACGTGACAAAATACAAGCCTGAAGACCATTACAACGCGGTCAAGGACAAGTGGATCGGCCTACGCACGCCGGACGGTCGCTAG
- a CDS encoding IS66 family transposase — MGSRECTACLKSAVSASRGHISNNVTTPYRVERQARDEKPDSGETQADCIRRFRQKRSVPILNALKEWLDEIAPKVLPDSKLGDAVSYTLNQWEYLTRYTEDGRMPIDNNLLERDIRIFATGRKSWLFSDTVEGAKASAVICSLMLTCRACGVEPLAWLRRVLTELPQRAEDADITDLLPFNFPKTAAA; from the coding sequence GTGGGAAGCCGTGAGTGCACGGCCTGCCTGAAAAGCGCGGTGTCGGCCTCACGCGGCCACATTTCAAACAACGTGACAACGCCCTATCGGGTTGAGAGACAGGCGCGGGACGAAAAACCGGACAGCGGTGAAACGCAGGCCGACTGCATTCGCCGCTTTCGCCAGAAACGCAGCGTCCCCATCCTCAATGCTCTCAAGGAATGGCTCGACGAAATCGCCCCGAAGGTCTTGCCCGACAGCAAGCTCGGCGATGCCGTATCCTACACCCTGAACCAGTGGGAGTATCTGACGCGCTACACCGAAGATGGCAGGATGCCGATCGACAATAATCTTCTGGAGCGTGACATCAGAATTTTTGCCACTGGCCGAAAAAGTTGGTTGTTCAGCGACACCGTCGAAGGAGCCAAGGCCAGCGCTGTCATCTGCAGCCTGATGTTGACCTGTCGGGCCTGCGGCGTCGAGCCCTTAGCGTGGTTGCGCCGCGTCCTCACCGAATTGCCTCAGCGCGCCGAAGACGCCGATATCACCGATCTTCTGCCCTTCAACTTCCCCAAAACCGCCGCAGCCTGA
- a CDS encoding transposase gives MANPLDAESVKTATEPAAKVETPKKKKAPRSRKAKAEPKLPARKNGANTASQTEEAPAAAVPTRRKIYSERDRAQKLAQIEKSISGGATHKNAVKQAGISEQTYYQWKKAAAPASDGDNLKDLVALEEENKRLKSLLAERLRKENTELKRKLGL, from the coding sequence ATGGCAAATCCCCTGGACGCTGAATCAGTAAAAACTGCAACGGAACCGGCAGCCAAAGTGGAGACGCCTAAAAAGAAGAAAGCCCCACGGTCGCGGAAGGCGAAGGCTGAGCCTAAGCTGCCTGCTCGGAAGAATGGCGCCAATACGGCGTCTCAGACGGAGGAAGCACCAGCAGCGGCCGTGCCGACCAGGCGGAAGATCTACTCTGAAAGGGATCGCGCCCAGAAGCTCGCGCAGATCGAGAAGTCTATCAGTGGCGGCGCCACTCACAAGAACGCCGTAAAGCAGGCCGGCATCTCGGAACAGACCTACTACCAATGGAAGAAGGCTGCGGCGCCTGCATCGGATGGTGACAATCTGAAGGACCTGGTCGCGCTCGAGGAAGAAAACAAGCGACTGAAGAGCCTACTCGCGGAACGCCTGCGCAAGGAGAACACGGAACTGAAGAGGAAGCTGGGGCTGTAA
- a CDS encoding IS630 family transposase (programmed frameshift), whose protein sequence is MTRALSGDLRSRVLKASDAGMSARQAAARFGVGISSAIRWIARAKIGERMPRPQGRRRASSLDAHEAFIVGLIDERKDITLNEMVERLGDERSVRISRSALSAWLRGHGWTFKKKSAHALEQDRPDILKRRRAWFDGQLDLDPAKLVFIDETGLSTKMARLRGRAPRGERCRAGVPHGHWKTTTFTGALRLTGMTAPFVYDGAMNGNVFLAYVEQVLVPTLSEGDVVIMDNLPAHKAAGVRDAIETTGSRLMFLPPYSPDFNPIENAFSKLKALMRAKAERTITALWNAVGSLVDLFTPAECRNYFKAAGYDPD, encoded by the exons ATGACAAGAGCACTGAGCGGCGATCTTCGATCCCGGGTCTTGAAGGCTTCGGACGCGGGCATGTCCGCACGGCAGGCGGCGGCGCGGTTCGGCGTCGGCATATCGAGTGCGATCCGGTGGATCGCACGGGCGAAGATCGGCGAGCGGATGCCTCGCCCGCAAGGCCGCCGACGCGCGTCCAGCCTTGATGCCCACGAAGCCTTCATCGTCGGGCTGATCGATGAGCGCAAGGACATCACGCTGAACGAAATGGTGGAACGGCTGGGGGACGAGCGGTCGGTGCGGATCAGCCGCAGCGCCTTGAGCGCATGGCTTCGCGGCCACGGGTGGACGTTCAA AAAAAAGTCCGCACACGCACTGGAGCAGGACCGCCCCGACATCCTGAAGCGCCGTCGCGCCTGGTTCGACGGCCAGCTCGATCTCGATCCAGCGAAGCTCGTCTTCATTGATGAGACCGGGCTGTCGACCAAGATGGCCCGTCTGCGGGGACGTGCGCCGCGCGGTGAGCGCTGCCGGGCCGGCGTGCCGCACGGCCATTGGAAGACCACCACCTTCACCGGCGCGTTACGGCTGACAGGAATGACCGCTCCGTTCGTCTACGACGGCGCCATGAACGGCAACGTGTTCCTGGCTTATGTTGAGCAGGTTCTGGTTCCGACCCTGTCGGAGGGCGACGTCGTCATCATGGACAATTTGCCGGCGCACAAGGCGGCCGGCGTGCGCGACGCGATCGAGACGACCGGCTCGAGGCTCATGTTCCTGCCGCCCTACAGCCCCGACTTCAATCCGATCGAAAACGCCTTCTCAAAACTCAAGGCTCTTATGCGCGCCAAAGCCGAGAGGACAATCACAGCCCTGTGGAACGCCGTCGGATCGCTCGTTGACCTCTTCACCCCAGCCGAATGCCGGAACTACTTCAAGGCCGCAGGCTATGACCCGGATTAA
- a CDS encoding IS6 family transposase gives MTVSAPTYKNHRYPIEIVARAVWLYFRFNLSLRDVEEMLFDRGMVVSYETIRRWCRKHGPDYARRIRRKSPTKDDVWHLDEVVVRINGQKCWLWRAVDQDGYVLDEIVQTRRNSKAAKRLLTRLLKKQGLPPKRTITDKLRSYGAAQRQVMPNVEHRSHKGLNNRAENSHLPFRKRERTRQGFRSVGSLQHFVSIFSAVRNLFVPSQTNRSAAQIRTHRRQAMAAWEAVSARPA, from the coding sequence ATGACCGTGAGTGCACCGACCTACAAGAACCACCGCTATCCGATCGAAATCGTGGCCCGTGCTGTCTGGCTCTACTTCCGCTTCAATCTGAGCCTGCGCGATGTCGAGGAAATGCTGTTCGATCGCGGGATGGTCGTTTCCTACGAGACCATCCGCCGATGGTGCCGAAAGCACGGCCCTGATTATGCGCGCCGCATACGCCGCAAGTCGCCGACGAAAGATGATGTCTGGCACCTGGATGAAGTCGTGGTGCGCATCAACGGTCAGAAATGCTGGTTGTGGAGAGCGGTTGATCAGGACGGATATGTGCTCGACGAGATTGTCCAGACGCGTCGCAACAGCAAGGCCGCCAAGCGCCTGCTGACGCGACTTCTGAAGAAGCAGGGTCTGCCGCCAAAGCGTACGATCACCGACAAACTGCGCTCCTACGGGGCGGCCCAACGCCAGGTCATGCCGAACGTGGAACACCGCTCGCATAAAGGCTTGAACAACCGGGCGGAGAATTCTCATCTGCCGTTCCGAAAACGGGAACGAACGCGACAGGGTTTCCGGTCGGTCGGCTCATTGCAGCATTTCGTGTCGATCTTCTCCGCCGTCCGAAATCTCTTCGTCCCATCCCAGACCAACCGCTCCGCAGCACAAATTCGAACCCATCGACGCCAGGCAATGGCCGCGTGGGAAGCCGTGAGTGCACGGCCTGCCTGA
- a CDS encoding recombinase family protein — protein sequence MTEHSKIAAGHQARLAVVYLRQSSASQVENNRESTERQYALSGRARELGWPDERVLVIDEDLGLSGSGSVMRAGFARLTSEVALARVGIVLGLEVSRLARNNADWHRLIELAGLTDTLIGDADGIYHPALFNDRLLLGLKGAMSEAELHVLRARLNGGIRNKAARGELRRGLPIGFVWGEADGEILIHPDEAVAHAIRTVFARFAELGSARRVWLWFREQAMKFPLWLNARTELRWGEASYHAIHSVLANPVYAGAYVYGKYRRETVLDETGARCKRIRKLPMEDWQVLIKDHHQGYIDWPTFEANRERMAANTQPRTHAKAQEQAGGAAREGGALLQGIARCGHCGRRLHTHYRGRTVTPGYHCPGKVVVEGRGVHCLNVGGGQIDEAVVAAFLEALEPVRLTATLEAAERLENDRDAALKQWRLDVERAAFAVNRAERRYCAVDPDNRLVARRLEQEWEEALRALEAAKAELARREEQRPRVLSATEREKLLALGADLASVWYAPTTTPRDRKELLRTLLDEVTLHVDRDEAAALLVLRWKGDATSRLTVALPRSRPATVRTDEDTLALLRRLAPHYPDAVIAGVLNRQGRRTAYGHRFDANRVGYLRKHWKIPACKAKPPAADGDIVTVRQAAAALGVAPSTLHRHVNDGLIPGEQVTPGAPWRIRLTAELKARFLATPGEGFEPIRDAMENLGLSRQVVLQRVKRGELEAVHVVRGQRKGLWIKTIDQNPSLFEQIP from the coding sequence ATGACTGAACACAGCAAAATCGCCGCCGGTCACCAGGCCCGGCTGGCTGTCGTCTACCTGCGCCAGTCGAGCGCCTCACAGGTGGAGAACAACCGTGAATCGACCGAGCGGCAATACGCGCTCTCCGGTCGGGCGCGCGAGCTGGGTTGGCCGGACGAGCGTGTCTTGGTCATCGACGAGGACCTTGGCCTGTCCGGCTCCGGCAGCGTCATGCGCGCCGGCTTTGCGCGGCTGACCAGCGAGGTGGCGCTGGCCCGGGTCGGCATCGTGCTTGGCCTGGAGGTTTCGCGGCTGGCGCGCAACAATGCCGACTGGCACCGGCTGATCGAGTTGGCCGGGCTGACCGATACGCTGATTGGCGATGCCGACGGGATCTACCACCCGGCTCTGTTCAACGATAGGCTTTTGCTCGGGTTGAAAGGCGCCATGAGCGAGGCCGAATTGCACGTCCTGCGCGCCCGCCTCAATGGCGGCATCCGCAACAAGGCAGCGCGCGGTGAATTGCGCCGCGGCCTACCGATCGGCTTCGTCTGGGGCGAGGCGGACGGCGAGATCCTGATCCATCCCGACGAGGCCGTCGCCCATGCCATCCGCACCGTCTTTGCCCGCTTTGCCGAGCTCGGCTCGGCGCGCCGCGTGTGGCTGTGGTTCCGCGAGCAAGCGATGAAGTTCCCGCTGTGGCTTAATGCACGCACCGAGCTGCGCTGGGGCGAGGCCAGCTACCACGCGATTCACAGCGTGCTTGCCAATCCAGTCTATGCCGGCGCCTATGTCTATGGCAAGTATCGCCGAGAGACGGTGCTCGACGAAACCGGCGCGCGGTGCAAGCGGATACGCAAGCTGCCGATGGAAGACTGGCAAGTGCTGATCAAGGACCACCACCAGGGCTATATCGATTGGCCCACCTTCGAGGCCAATCGAGAGCGCATGGCGGCCAACACCCAACCCCGGACGCACGCCAAGGCGCAGGAACAGGCCGGTGGCGCCGCCAGAGAGGGTGGCGCCCTGCTGCAGGGCATTGCCCGCTGCGGCCACTGCGGGCGACGGCTGCACACCCATTATCGCGGCCGCACCGTGACGCCGGGCTACCATTGTCCCGGCAAGGTGGTCGTCGAGGGCAGAGGCGTCCATTGCCTCAATGTTGGCGGCGGGCAGATCGATGAAGCCGTGGTGGCGGCCTTCCTGGAGGCGCTGGAGCCGGTGCGCCTGACCGCCACGCTCGAAGCGGCCGAGCGGCTGGAGAACGATCGCGACGCAGCACTCAAGCAATGGCGGCTCGACGTGGAGCGCGCCGCCTTCGCCGTCAACCGCGCCGAGCGCCGCTATTGCGCCGTCGATCCCGACAATCGCCTGGTCGCCCGCAGGCTCGAGCAGGAGTGGGAGGAGGCGTTGCGCGCACTGGAGGCGGCAAAGGCGGAACTGGCGCGGCGCGAGGAGCAGCGTCCGCGCGTCCTGTCGGCCACGGAGCGGGAAAAGCTGCTTGCCCTCGGGGCCGATCTGGCGAGCGTTTGGTACGCGCCCACCACCACGCCGCGTGACCGCAAGGAATTGCTGCGCACGCTCCTCGATGAGGTCACCCTCCATGTCGATCGCGACGAGGCAGCGGCGCTTCTCGTCCTGCGCTGGAAGGGCGACGCTACGAGTCGCCTCACCGTCGCCTTGCCGCGCTCGCGGCCGGCGACGGTTCGTACCGACGAGGACACGCTGGCGCTGCTGCGGCGGCTGGCACCGCATTATCCCGACGCGGTCATTGCCGGCGTCCTCAACCGCCAGGGCCGCCGAACGGCGTACGGCCACCGGTTTGACGCCAACCGCGTCGGCTATCTGCGTAAGCACTGGAAGATTCCCGCCTGCAAGGCCAAGCCACCAGCCGCCGACGGCGACATCGTCACCGTCCGTCAGGCCGCTGCCGCGCTCGGCGTGGCGCCATCGACGCTTCACCGCCATGTCAACGACGGCCTCATCCCGGGCGAACAGGTGACACCCGGTGCGCCATGGCGCATTCGCCTGACCGCCGAACTCAAGGCCCGCTTCCTGGCCACGCCTGGCGAAGGCTTTGAGCCCATCCGCGACGCCATGGAGAACCTCGGCCTGTCGCGCCAGGTCGTGTTGCAGCGAGTAAAACGCGGCGAACTCGAAGCCGTCCATGTCGTGCGTGGACAGAGAAAAGGCCTATGGATCAAGACGATAGACCAAAATCCCAGCCTCTTCGAACAGATACCGTGA
- a CDS encoding DUF2285 domain-containing protein: MPCSGDGESKKIGLIRAAIFAIRVRRAVQRGRYLMGGGYRQFLV, translated from the coding sequence TTGCCCTGTTCGGGAGACGGCGAGTCGAAGAAGATTGGTCTCATCCGGGCAGCCATCTTCGCGATCAGGGTGCGTCGCGCCGTCCAACGTGGCCGCTACCTGATGGGCGGCGGCTACAGACAGTTCCTGGTGTAA
- a CDS encoding IS66 family transposase: MTLPPTDSLEGLSLAELRGLVSALIGEVRGLQGRVESLEIENQALRAENQTLKDEIARLKDLPPRPPVKPTKPSGMEKATQPTSGKGKRRRRGAKRDGGRVSREVTVAVSAPAGSRFKGYETILVRDLALSAEVVRYRRERWVTPTGETMVAPLPAGIIGGWGANLRRFILACHIQGQVTTERLTALLTGIGVDISKRQVVRLISEGLEAFAAEDRDVLRAGLATAPWITVDDTSARHAHQDGYTTQIGDRRFTAFRTGRSKSREAFLATLRAGHSDYFINEEALAYMRGRNLAGPVIARLAAAPHKAFADSAAWQAHLAALGLDQLAVEPNPVRIATEGAMWGAIRHHGFLADTVVVSDDAGQFRIGDHALCWVHAERLVHKLIPVTPDQRQAVDIMRQLIWWFYRDLKSYQRAPCPRHAAALRARFERLFKRRTGYVMLDRLLVGLHRRKHELLRVLDRPEIPLHTNGSENDIRTFVTKRKISGGTVSEAGKNARDVLLGLMKTYIKLDVSFFRYLGDRLGIPTQESIPPLPDLVRQAAQA; this comes from the coding sequence GTGACGCTACCACCGACTGATTCGCTTGAAGGCTTGTCGCTTGCGGAACTCCGCGGGCTGGTTTCTGCGCTGATCGGCGAAGTGCGCGGTCTTCAAGGCCGGGTCGAGAGCCTTGAGATCGAGAACCAGGCGCTACGCGCCGAGAACCAGACCCTGAAGGATGAGATCGCCCGGCTGAAGGACCTGCCGCCGCGTCCCCCGGTCAAGCCGACCAAGCCATCGGGCATGGAGAAGGCGACGCAGCCGACATCTGGCAAGGGCAAGCGCCGCCGGCGCGGCGCCAAGCGCGACGGCGGTCGCGTGAGCCGCGAGGTGACGGTTGCGGTGAGCGCTCCTGCGGGCTCTCGCTTCAAGGGGTATGAGACGATCCTGGTGCGCGATCTGGCGTTGTCGGCCGAGGTGGTGCGCTATCGCCGCGAGCGCTGGGTGACACCGACCGGCGAAACGATGGTGGCGCCCTTGCCGGCGGGGATCATCGGCGGCTGGGGCGCGAACCTGCGCCGCTTCATTCTGGCCTGTCACATTCAAGGCCAGGTGACGACGGAGCGGTTGACGGCGTTGTTGACCGGGATCGGGGTCGACATTTCGAAGCGCCAGGTGGTGCGGCTGATTTCGGAGGGCCTGGAGGCCTTCGCGGCGGAGGACCGTGACGTGCTGCGCGCCGGGCTGGCTACGGCGCCCTGGATCACCGTCGATGATACGTCGGCGCGCCACGCCCACCAGGACGGCTACACCACCCAGATCGGCGATCGCCGCTTCACCGCGTTCCGCACCGGGCGATCGAAGTCACGGGAGGCGTTCCTGGCGACGCTGCGTGCCGGGCACAGCGATTACTTCATCAATGAAGAGGCCCTGGCCTATATGCGCGGCCGCAACCTCGCCGGTCCGGTGATCGCGCGGCTGGCGGCTGCGCCGCACAAGGCATTTGCCGACAGCGCCGCATGGCAGGCGCATCTGGCCGCACTCGGCCTCGACCAGCTCGCGGTTGAGCCCAACCCAGTCAGGATCGCCACCGAAGGGGCGATGTGGGGAGCGATCCGCCACCACGGCTTTCTCGCCGATACCGTCGTCGTATCCGATGATGCCGGCCAGTTCCGCATCGGCGACCATGCTCTGTGCTGGGTCCACGCCGAGCGGCTCGTCCACAAATTGATACCCGTGACCCCGGATCAACGTCAGGCCGTCGACATCATGCGCCAGTTGATCTGGTGGTTCTATCGCGACCTCAAGAGCTACCAGCGTGCTCCTTGTCCGCGCCACGCGGCGGCCCTGCGCGCCCGCTTCGAGCGCCTGTTCAAACGACGAACCGGCTACGTCATGCTCGACCGGCTTCTTGTCGGGCTGCATCGCCGCAAGCATGAACTCCTGCGCGTTCTCGATCGTCCCGAGATCCCACTCCACACCAATGGTTCGGAAAACGACATCCGCACCTTCGTCACCAAGCGCAAGATCTCCGGCGGAACCGTCAGTGAGGCAGGCAAGAACGCCCGCGACGTCCTGCTCGGCCTGATGAAGACCTACATCAAGCTCGACGTCTCATTCTTCCGCTATCTCGGCGACCGCCTCGGCATACCAACACAAGAGTCGATTCCGCCGCTCCCGGATCTCGTTAGGCAAGCCGCTCAAGCCTGA
- a CDS encoding helix-turn-helix transcriptional regulator, whose product MAINFHIHVRRRLANDHVVDGATLNPREFECLKWTARGKSPWDVSQILGVSKRT is encoded by the coding sequence GTGGCGATCAACTTTCATATCCATGTGCGGCGCAGGCTCGCCAACGATCACGTGGTGGATGGCGCAACGCTCAACCCGCGAGAGTTCGAATGCCTGAAATGGACGGCGCGCGGCAAGTCGCCTTGGGACGTCAGCCAGATCCTCGGCGTCTCAAAGCGCACCTGA